The Cyprinus carpio isolate SPL01 chromosome A5, ASM1834038v1, whole genome shotgun sequence genome has a segment encoding these proteins:
- the LOC109083049 gene encoding uncharacterized protein LOC109083049, translating to MRHIHVELARKEPAVELPAQDGLPLPSTRSETPESEVRRVVPRPFGEEEIRLQKVYQLSILSQRGGFSENQETLRPNRVGMKRSLEGTSVPVTHKRLFQQDEDEDDDDSNGEVLCGSGVEPLFSNSLLEHRDSEIPRSPPLSPSHLLIPGRRPAQHNHDRPIPDAFAPLSPKSPPMVDPQGTHSNWGLCEGSPPTLTPRTEASTAGNVLAGSSEGARDEGHTSVDVKGMLCTTESSWAPVPFSTPAEAVEWRTTFESSPPPSERKTSCSSSSSSSNGLSSLEKTPVEANGLTSGSSNSCPVKKRLLSSSDTGESCSEDEGPSTSKRSRLAMLAPGLGLASCRSTDAKGAPFWNHLLPSAREHTKTATDCSRSGRRLKVGSRLKSRQLRSGRRTDTSRSCSSISSLSSISRPLLGNFEESILKGRFTPSGRIEGFTAEIGASGSYCPQHATLPVQVTYYDTSEHSAPSPFLGVILLEPLGKGYSVPKAGTIQVTLFNPNKTVV from the exons ATGCGTCACATCCACGTGGAACTGGCTCGTAAAGAGCCAGCTGTTGAGCTTCCAGCCCAGGACGGTCTACCTCTCCCTAGCACTCGGAGCGAGACCCCTGAATCTGAAGTACGGCGAGTCGTTCCCAGACCTTTTGGAGAAGAAGAGATCAGGCTTCAAAAGGTCTACCAGCTATCCATCCTCTCCCAAAGAGGTGGTTTTAGTGAAAATCAAGAGACTCTTCGGCCTAATCGAGTAGGTATGAAACGTAGCCTGGAGGGGACGTCGGTACCTGTCACACACAAGCGTCTTTTCCaacaggatgaggatgaggatgatgatgactCCAATGGGGAGGTGCTGTGTGGGTCTGGGGTGGAACCACTTTTTTCTAACTCGCTCCTTGAGCACAGAGACTCAGAAATCCCTAGGTCACCTCCCCTTTCCCCTTCGCATCTACTGATTCCTGGTCGCCGCCCAGCCCAGCACAACCACGACAGACCCATCCCAGATGCCTTCGCCCCGCTGTCCCCAAAATCTCCCCCTATGGTGGACCCACAAGGCACTCACTCCAACTGGGGCCTCTGTGAAGGGAGTCCTCCTACTCTTACTCCCAGAACCGAGGCCTCCACAGCAGGAAATGTCCTGGCTGGCTCCAGCGAAGGAGCACGGGACGAAGGCCATACCTCTGTCGACGTCAAGGGCATGTTGTGCACCACAGAGAGCAGTTGGGCACCTGTCCCATTTTCAACACCAGCTGAAGCTGTCGAATGGCGGACAACTTTTGAATCTTCTCCTCCACCATCAGAGAGGAAGacctcctgctcctcctcttcttcctcctctaaCGGACTGAGCTCTCTTGAGAAAACACCAGTGGAAGCAAATGGCCTGACATCAGGATCATCCAATTCCTGCCCAGTGAAGAAAAGACTTCTCTCCTCCAGTGATACAGGAGAGTCCTGCTCAGAAGATGAGGGTCCATCTACATCAAAACGAAGTCGACTGGCAATGCTGGCACCAGGACTCGGATTAGCATCCTGTCGCAGCACTGATGCCAAGGGTGCACCCTTCTGGAACCATCTACTACCCTCAGCAAGGGAGCACACCAAG ACTGCTACAGACTGTTCACGATCAGGGAGAAGACTCAAAGTGGGGAGTCGACTCAAAtc tcgACAGTTACGCAGTGGACGCCGAACAGACACCAGTCGCTCCTGTAGTTCAATTTCCTCTTTATCCTCCATTAGCAGACCTCTTCTTGGCAACTTTGAG GAGTCGATTCTGAAGGGTCGTTTTACTCCATCTGGGCGGATAGAGGGCTTCACAGCAGAGATCGGGGCTAGCGGCTCCTATTGCCCGCAACATGCCACCTTACCTGTGCAAGTGACGTATTATGACACCTCCGAGCACAGCGCCCCTTCTCCCTTCCTG GGGGTGATCTTGCTAGAACCACTTGGGAAAGGATACAGCGTGCCCAAAGCAGGGACCATTCAAGTG ACCTTATTTAACCCTAATAAGACTgtggtttaa